One genomic window of Motacilla alba alba isolate MOTALB_02 chromosome 3, Motacilla_alba_V1.0_pri, whole genome shotgun sequence includes the following:
- the TMEM244 gene encoding transmembrane protein 244, producing the protein MALKVKTAETKVVLVNLLICIIVFYTVYYVVLSVCFAVFRIKMLDGLAPFDFKTNPSWINPYYLVLVISLEITFFLCGLLFALVVEEWVWDYAVTVTIIHIIITSVVMSEFPLMLHWWLALGSGVISMICGGQILAYCLFKDNFIYPILDDF; encoded by the exons ATGGCTCTCAAGGTCAAAACTGCTGAAACCAAG GTTGTTCTGGTGAACCTGTTGATATGCATAATAGTTTTCTACACTGTGTACTATGTGGTCCTCTCTGTGTGCTTTGCAGTATTCAG gATTAAAATGTTGGATGGTTTGGCAccttttgattttaaaacaaatcctTCATGGATTAACCCATATTATTTAG TTCTTGTGATATCCTTGGAAATAACTTTCTTCCTTTGTGGTCTGCTGTTTGCTCTGGTTGTGGAAGAATGGGTTTGGGACTATGCTGTAACAGTTACTATTATTCATATCATCATAACTTCAGTTG tTATGTCTGAATTTCCCCTGATGTTACACTGGTGGCTGGCATTAG GATCTGGAGTAATTTCAATGATTTGCGGAGGACAGATTTTGGCATATTGCTTGTTCAAAGACAACTTCATTTACCCAATTCTAGATGACTTTTGA